CATCATGCAATTAAGCTAACCGTTCAAACTTGTTATGACATATCAGATATTGAATTAATTGCGCCTAGATTTCTAAAAAAGCTGAGCCTTGAAACTCTAGCAAGTGCGATATCCGATACAAGAAATATGATAGCCCACGCCAAAACTAATTACAGGTATAAAGGGCATGAATGTCCGGTTGATGATATGGAGCGATTTGCACAATGTTTGAAAGTTGTTGCAAATCAGACTATTCGCTGGTTTGCAAGACAACACGAAGATGGCAGGATCGTATAGAGTTATATCAATAGAAAATTGAGCAGCAAAAATATATTGCCTGTGCATGCTTATATATGGTTCAAATTAATGTTAGTAAAGGGAATTTTTTAAGAACCATCTATGTCTCCCTTACTAAGTAAAAGAAAAACCTTGCGAGGCTAGGGAACTGACTGAAGTGCCCCCCTAGAATTTCATCAGCTAAACCCAGGGGTTTATCCAATGTCTTCTAAGGGGTACAATTCACATTTTTATTGAGGACTTTATTTTTTAAATCTTGATTAACTTGATCATCTTAGCTCACTCCTCATAATGAATAACAGATTAATTTCATTATCTAATATAAATTATATGATTGCTAAAATTTGTTCTCTGGGTTTGCAACATTGAGGAGTATTGGGGAGTACTTGATAGCTATTGGAAATAGTTTGGACTCATTTGAGCCTTGTTGGAATTATAGAGAATTGAAGAAGTTACAAGTAATATGGATTACTTTTATACAGAAAAAAAGATAATTCTTGACGGATTGTCAAGCCAAGTGCGACAGTTCCTCTGTGAAAGATTCGTGAGCGGTTCTCCAGCTCAAACATTTTCGTGGTCTATGATTGATTAGATCGAGTGAATGGGCGAGATCTTCGTCCTGTACTTTAGCGAAATCGGTGCCCTTGGGGAGGAACTCTCGCAGTAATCCATTCCCATTTTCATTGGAACCGCGTTGCCAGGAGGAGTAGGGATCAGCAAAATAGACCTGCATGTCATGTGTACTCTCTAGGTTCGCATAGCAAGCAAACTCCTTACCCCTGTCCGCCGTGGCTGTAAGAAAGGTGCCTTTAGGGTACTGGGAGATGGCTACACCGAGTGTAATTTCCATGGGCAAGGCGGTACGATCTGGCATGAGAATGGCGGTATACAGGCGTGTCTTCCGTTCAATGAGTGTAGCTACGCATCCTTTGCTCTTCCCCCGACCAGATACCACGGTATCTAGCTCCCAGTGTCCAAACGTTTGACGAGAACGAACTGCTTTCGGTCGAGTTGAAATCGTGCGGCCTATGGTGAATTTACCACGTATTTCTGCAGGTTTCTGACGTTTACCTTTGTGCCGAAGGACCTGTAATTCACCTCGAACCAGTCGTCCCTCGTAGATCCAGCGGTAGATGGTCTTAAACGAAACGGTGGACAGACCCTCGGTGCGAAAACGTTCACTGATTTGTTCAGGAGACCATGTAGCCTGAAGCTTTTCCTCTAGGGAAGCAGCCAAGGTGTCACACCATTTACCTGTGGATACCGAAGCCTTACGACGATCCTGATAAGCGTTTTGAGCTTGTTCCGCTTGATAAATATCCACAGAAGCTACCCGCTCTAACTCACGACCAACGGTTGAAGGATGCCGTCCCAGTTCTTTTGCGATGGCTCGTGAGCTCTTGCCCTGCTGGTGGAGGATTTCTAGCTTGCTGCGTTCGATTATGCTAAGATGTGTGTAGCTCATGGTGGATTCTCCTTGTGTGAATGTGTGGTGTAGGAACCTTCATTCTACTTTTTTCCAGTCATAATTATTATCTGTTCCCCAGGTTATCCATAATTTCGGCTTTAAGCGCACCTAACATCTTCATAAATTGTTCGAACCCACTCTCAAGCGCAATGACTATAGCTTTGCCAACTGGCTCATTTCGTTTTCCAAATGCCCGTACCTCACTTGAAGCTTTAGCGACATCTACACCAACAACAGGTTCCATGTTCATGCTTATTATCTTCGTTTTGCCGCTCCTTTC
This window of the Paenibacillus marchantiae genome carries:
- a CDS encoding IS30 family transposase, which translates into the protein MSYTHLSIIERSKLEILHQQGKSSRAIAKELGRHPSTVGRELERVASVDIYQAEQAQNAYQDRRKASVSTGKWCDTLAASLEEKLQATWSPEQISERFRTEGLSTVSFKTIYRWIYEGRLVRGELQVLRHKGKRQKPAEIRGKFTIGRTISTRPKAVRSRQTFGHWELDTVVSGRGKSKGCVATLIERKTRLYTAILMPDRTALPMEITLGVAISQYPKGTFLTATADRGKEFACYANLESTHDMQVYFADPYSSWQRGSNENGNGLLREFLPKGTDFAKVQDEDLAHSLDLINHRPRKCLSWRTAHESFTEELSHLA